GGGTAAACGAATTAAAAGAGAAAGCAGATCAAAGAAAGAAACAGAAACAGCAACAACCACATCGAAAACAAGAAAGGGTAAACCGAAGAAGAAGACAGTGTCGGTAACAAAATACAACGTTGACGGTGAAGTGTATGCGGTGAAAGTAAACGAGACAAGTAATCAAGTAAACATCGAACACCAAAACGACACCCTAGTGTCAACGTGCCAACTGTTCAGCGTCACGAAGACTGCCCTATGCGACACACCAGAAGCTTTCTCAGTACTGTTACCCCCAAAAAGAAAGACTGTTAAGAAGAAAAGTACTAAAACGTATAGACCACGCACACCGGAACCACATTTCATGATACCATCGTTTAGGAAACGACAAGTGGATAACACGCAAGAACCAGATAATTTTATGTCTTCAATAGAGGAATCCTACTGACATGATATGTAAACTCATTACATTAAACTAATAagtagtaataatattgtaagttAGTTAATAAATGTGTTAAGAACTCGATGTTgttgaaactttattttatttgagggCTAGCGATCACGGAGTTAGATTCTGGCAAAATCTTTGATAGAGCATTATTTTTCGCAATAATGTTATAGTCGAGTTTAAACTTGCCTTCCCTTATCACTGTGGCACATTACGCATGAAGAATTAATTcaataaggtatttgactaaataaaaatgcaactCTGTTTATTCTGtcagaaactttaaaaaaaaaatgataacgatttttaaagaaagataaaaatacttaaaataaggaattttttaaagtataagaATGCAGTGGAGGCcaaaaaacatcacttgctagtaaaaaacgTACTGAACATATCAGTCAGActccaaatatttttgataatctTTATGACGACTTAAACAGTTTTTCTGTTGTTCTTTTCTGTCAAATAGGTACCTTATCCTCCAACGTCCTTTCATAACATACCTACATTGTTTTATGGCAATGAAAATGTAAGAAAGCGATGTGATATTGTAGCTAGTCTACACAAAAGATTTCCCACCATATCTCATAATAGTTACTACCAGGAAATAGAGTATCtagtttaataaacataatattttctttcactatTCTTGAAGATAGATGAAGGCATTGTTTAATGGTCTACGCAAGAATACTTACTTTTTGCTACAGCGACATAAGATGAACagactttttataaatattgttaactaGTTAGCTTTCTATGTAGTATTACTTACTATCAGTTgatagtttaaataatgttgagTTTTAGGCAAGACTACTGTGTACTGCACTTGTGAGAGCAAGACGCCGCCATA
This portion of the Trichoplusia ni isolate ovarian cell line Hi5 chromosome 19, tn1, whole genome shotgun sequence genome encodes:
- the LOC113503446 gene encoding uncharacterized protein LOC113503446 isoform X1, with protein sequence MELMSSLLLYALVAHLPQALGEVPYANHIKPRPSDLDIKFNNSMIFHQMPMPKKILLNINGPPLVNMVNDLQVVFMDVNCKKCIDCMERAIKAYKTHYHIVKQRPRTDELHQEVLKNRYGKGKRIKRESRSKKETETATTTSKTRKGKPKKKTVSVTKYNVDGEVYAVKVNETSNQVNIEHQNDTLVSTCQLFSVTKTALCDTPEAFSVLLPPKRKTVKKKSTKTYRPRTPEPHFMIPSFRKRQVDNTQEPDNFMSSIEESY
- the LOC113503446 gene encoding uncharacterized protein LOC113503446 isoform X2 → MELMSSLLLYALVAHLPQALANHIKPRPSDLDIKFNNSMIFHQMPMPKKILLNINGPPLVNMVNDLQVVFMDVNCKKCIDCMERAIKAYKTHYHIVKQRPRTDELHQEVLKNRYGKGKRIKRESRSKKETETATTTSKTRKGKPKKKTVSVTKYNVDGEVYAVKVNETSNQVNIEHQNDTLVSTCQLFSVTKTALCDTPEAFSVLLPPKRKTVKKKSTKTYRPRTPEPHFMIPSFRKRQVDNTQEPDNFMSSIEESY